A genomic window from Clostridium aceticum includes:
- a CDS encoding ABC transporter permease, with protein MKKIITRMKQISFIGKLSIGIIMFFLILAILGSFLSPHPYHLPSGAPLESPSKVHWMGTDDLGIDLWAQICFGARVSLLVGFSTALLAVGLGGLLGILAAYYGGKIDGCIMGVTDLMIVIPELPMMIVLGAFFGPSLRNIILVLTLFSWTTPARIVRSKILTIKEEKYIKAAEGYGAGFFYITIKHFLPQILSLAMVSFIKLVSRAIVAEAGLAFLGLGDPTSKSWGLMLNHAMAFRGIYFTDFWKWWVLFPLICILMLVLAVSFIGKEIERKRVDDYGKQSITG; from the coding sequence ATGAAAAAAATAATCACGAGAATGAAGCAAATTTCTTTTATAGGTAAGCTATCTATAGGTATCATCATGTTTTTTCTAATTTTAGCTATTTTAGGGTCTTTTTTATCTCCTCACCCTTATCACCTGCCTTCTGGTGCTCCCCTAGAGTCTCCCTCTAAAGTTCATTGGATGGGGACAGATGATCTAGGAATAGATCTTTGGGCACAGATTTGTTTTGGTGCTAGGGTTAGTTTGCTGGTGGGATTTTCAACAGCATTGCTTGCAGTAGGTTTGGGTGGACTGTTGGGGATTTTAGCAGCTTATTACGGAGGGAAAATAGATGGATGTATTATGGGGGTTACAGATCTAATGATTGTTATCCCAGAATTACCAATGATGATTGTCTTGGGTGCTTTCTTTGGACCAAGTCTAAGAAATATTATTCTTGTACTTACGCTGTTTTCTTGGACGACACCTGCTAGAATTGTACGTTCCAAGATATTAACCATTAAAGAAGAAAAATATATAAAAGCAGCAGAAGGCTATGGTGCTGGCTTTTTCTATATAACCATCAAGCACTTCTTACCGCAAATTTTATCTTTGGCAATGGTAAGTTTTATTAAGCTAGTGAGTAGAGCCATCGTAGCTGAAGCAGGGCTTGCTTTTTTAGGTCTGGGAGATCCAACTTCTAAAAGCTGGGGACTGATGTTAAACCACGCTATGGCTTTTAGAGGCATCTACTTCACAGATTTTTGGAAGTGGTGGGTGTTATTTCCTCTGATTTGCATCCTTATGCTGGTACTAGCAGTTTCTTTTATAGGCAAAGAAATAGAAAGAAAGAGGGTGGATGATTATGGAAAACAAAGTATTACAGGTTGA
- a CDS encoding ABC transporter ATP-binding protein has protein sequence MENKVLQVEDLAVCYSQGGIPAVKKASFAVEQGSTLGIIGESGSGKTTIAMAIMGLLEKNTAIEGKIYYKEIEISALSEKERNRYRWKNIAIVYQNHLDILNPVLTIYEQIAEGLRQHTNFVEKEIEKKIKELCLMVSLEERWLTHYPHQLSGGMRQKVLIAMALCCDPEVLIVDEPTTALDAATREEIIDLLYKLQKQKKITMLLISHDMYVIKRLSTRALVMYSGKILEEGFTKDVMENPLHTYTRGLLNASLDINPYQDLWGIPGEDIEDKKEGCVFYHRCIQKSEGCQFTAPTLEYTSLERRVACNRGGIITLLEGKNISKSYVYKNQVTNACKNCHIKIRSGEIVALIGQSGSGKTTLASILSGLLKEDAGEVFFEGKFVKGNNFTKIKNGIQMVFQDPFSATNESFTIEEIVREPLDILKLEKKEERKIKVKKVLEEVQLPISENFLQRQCSTLSGGQRQRLAIARSLIMEPKLLIADEISSMLDPSTKANVLRLLKGLQNTRGFAMLYITHDLMLARKIADEAYIMWQGEIIEKGNALKVFHRPESSYGKVLIEKELHKNIDSL, from the coding sequence ATGGAAAACAAAGTATTACAGGTTGAAGATCTAGCAGTTTGCTACAGTCAAGGCGGGATTCCTGCTGTAAAGAAAGCTTCATTTGCTGTTGAGCAGGGTAGCACCTTAGGGATTATAGGGGAGTCTGGCAGTGGTAAAACAACCATAGCTATGGCAATTATGGGGCTATTAGAAAAGAATACTGCTATCGAAGGAAAAATTTATTATAAAGAAATAGAAATCAGTGCTTTGTCAGAAAAAGAAAGAAATAGATATAGGTGGAAAAATATTGCTATTGTTTATCAAAATCATCTGGATATACTAAACCCTGTTTTAACTATTTATGAACAAATAGCTGAAGGTTTAAGACAGCATACTAACTTTGTTGAAAAGGAAATAGAAAAGAAAATAAAGGAACTATGTCTTATGGTGAGCTTAGAGGAAAGATGGTTAACCCACTATCCTCATCAGCTTTCTGGAGGTATGCGACAGAAGGTTTTGATTGCTATGGCACTATGTTGTGATCCTGAGGTATTGATTGTTGATGAACCCACAACTGCACTAGACGCTGCTACTAGAGAAGAAATTATAGATCTACTCTATAAACTACAAAAACAAAAAAAAATCACTATGCTGCTCATATCTCATGATATGTATGTAATCAAAAGGTTAAGTACTAGGGCTTTAGTGATGTATAGCGGTAAGATTCTAGAGGAGGGATTTACAAAGGATGTTATGGAAAATCCTCTGCACACCTATACAAGGGGACTTCTCAACGCCTCGCTGGACATTAATCCTTACCAAGATCTGTGGGGTATACCGGGAGAAGATATAGAGGATAAAAAAGAAGGATGTGTCTTTTATCATAGATGTATACAAAAATCTGAGGGTTGTCAATTTACTGCCCCAACCTTAGAATATACTTCCTTAGAAAGAAGGGTAGCCTGCAATCGTGGGGGAATTATCACACTTTTAGAAGGGAAAAACATTAGTAAAAGCTATGTTTATAAAAATCAAGTGACAAATGCCTGTAAAAACTGTCATATTAAAATCCGTTCTGGAGAAATTGTGGCTTTGATCGGTCAATCTGGATCTGGAAAAACTACCTTAGCCTCCATCTTAAGTGGTTTGCTGAAGGAAGATGCTGGTGAAGTTTTTTTTGAAGGGAAGTTTGTAAAAGGAAATAATTTTACTAAAATAAAGAACGGAATACAGATGGTTTTTCAAGATCCTTTTTCAGCCACCAATGAAAGTTTTACTATAGAAGAAATCGTCCGAGAACCCTTGGATATTTTAAAGCTAGAAAAAAAAGAAGAGCGAAAGATAAAGGTAAAAAAAGTACTAGAGGAAGTACAATTACCTATATCAGAAAATTTTCTACAAAGACAGTGCAGTACTTTAAGCGGAGGACAACGACAACGACTAGCTATTGCTCGAAGCTTGATTATGGAACCTAAACTATTGATTGCTGATGAGATCAGCTCTATGTTGGACCCCTCCACCAAAGCCAATGTGTTAAGACTTCTAAAGGGTCTACAAAATACAAGGGGTTTTGCTATGCTTTATATTACCCATGATTTGATGCTGGCTAGAAAAATTGCAGATGAGGCTTATATTATGTGGCAAGGAGAGATTATTGAAAAAGGTAATGCTTTAAAAGTCTTTCACCGTCCAGAAAGTAGTTATGGAAAAGTCTTGATTGAAAAAGAATTACATAAAAATATAGACTCTTTGTAG
- a CDS encoding aldehyde ferredoxin oxidoreductase family protein → MADKIIRVNMGTKEITVKDLDERFTHLGGRGLTSQIVYEEVRPTCNPLGEENKLIFSPGLLTGTMAPSSGRLSVGGKSPLTKGIKEANAGGVVGQKMANLGIRAIVIEGLPLEVDLHVLIVNDEGVKLQTCPELKGKGCYETTDVLRQKYGEKAAVCCIGPSGEMLMTNAGIATSDAEGNASRFAARGGLGAVMGSKGLKAIVVETSKKRSTQIHDEENFKKAAKRLTTMLQDHPVTGEGLTKYGTNILMNIINEAGGLPTKNFAQGRFEHADAIGGEKLAEIAEARGGSATHRCMPGCVIGCSNEYPLPSGKTISPIEYETAWAFGAHCEISSLDDIGELNWLANDLGLDTIEAGGTLGILMEAGVIPWGDGKKALEALAEVGKGSPLGRIIGQGSVFTGQAFGVTKIAAVKGQHMPAYDPRSIKGIGVTYATTPMGADHTAGYCITANILKVGGVVDPLKREGQVDLSRNLQIASTLIDSTGFCLFIAFAILDNEDAMPTIVELLNTRFGWNFSVEDALMLGQRTLKVERDFNVQAGFTKEHDRLPDFMMKEKLAPHDIHFDIGAEELDTFYNF, encoded by the coding sequence ATGGCAGATAAAATTATTCGAGTAAATATGGGAACAAAAGAGATCACCGTCAAGGACCTTGACGAAAGATTTACTCACCTAGGGGGCAGGGGTCTTACCTCTCAAATTGTATATGAAGAGGTAAGACCTACTTGTAATCCCTTAGGAGAAGAAAACAAGCTGATATTCTCTCCAGGCTTACTAACAGGAACGATGGCGCCTTCTTCTGGCAGGCTTTCTGTTGGGGGTAAAAGTCCTTTGACAAAAGGAATTAAGGAAGCAAATGCTGGAGGGGTAGTCGGTCAAAAGATGGCCAATTTAGGTATCCGAGCAATCGTTATAGAGGGATTACCTTTGGAGGTAGACCTACATGTTTTAATTGTAAATGATGAAGGTGTAAAATTACAAACTTGCCCTGAGCTGAAGGGAAAAGGTTGTTACGAGACTACAGATGTTTTAAGACAGAAGTATGGTGAAAAAGCGGCTGTCTGCTGTATTGGCCCATCAGGAGAAATGCTGATGACAAATGCTGGTATTGCTACTTCTGACGCAGAAGGAAATGCTAGTCGTTTTGCAGCTCGTGGTGGACTAGGTGCGGTCATGGGATCAAAAGGATTAAAGGCTATTGTAGTAGAAACAAGCAAGAAACGTTCTACCCAAATCCACGATGAGGAAAACTTCAAAAAAGCTGCCAAGCGCTTAACAACAATGCTACAAGACCATCCTGTAACAGGAGAAGGATTAACGAAATATGGAACCAATATCCTGATGAACATTATCAACGAAGCAGGAGGACTACCTACTAAAAACTTTGCTCAGGGAAGATTTGAACATGCTGATGCTATTGGCGGGGAAAAACTAGCTGAGATAGCAGAAGCCCGTGGCGGTTCAGCCACCCATAGATGTATGCCAGGGTGTGTTATAGGCTGCTCTAATGAATATCCCTTACCTTCTGGAAAAACAATTTCTCCAATAGAGTACGAAACTGCTTGGGCTTTTGGTGCTCATTGTGAAATTTCCAGTTTAGATGACATTGGTGAATTAAACTGGTTAGCCAATGATTTGGGATTGGATACAATAGAAGCAGGAGGAACTTTAGGGATTCTAATGGAGGCAGGGGTTATTCCTTGGGGAGACGGCAAAAAAGCTTTAGAAGCATTAGCAGAAGTAGGCAAAGGCAGCCCCCTTGGAAGAATCATTGGTCAAGGCTCGGTCTTTACTGGACAGGCTTTTGGCGTCACAAAAATAGCAGCGGTTAAAGGGCAACATATGCCGGCATACGATCCAAGAAGTATCAAAGGAATAGGCGTGACCTATGCTACCACACCGATGGGAGCTGATCATACTGCTGGTTATTGTATTACAGCCAACATACTAAAAGTAGGGGGCGTGGTAGATCCTTTAAAACGTGAGGGTCAGGTGGATCTTTCTAGAAACCTACAAATAGCCAGCACGCTGATAGATTCAACAGGATTTTGCTTATTTATTGCCTTTGCTATTCTAGATAATGAAGATGCTATGCCAACGATTGTTGAATTGTTAAATACACGCTTTGGTTGGAACTTCAGTGTAGAAGATGCCCTTATGTTAGGTCAAAGAACATTAAAAGTAGAAAGAGATTTTAATGTTCAAGCTGGATTTACAAAAGAACATGATCGTTTGCCAGATTTCATGATGAAAGAAAAATTAGCACCTCATGATATTCACTTCGATATCGGTGCAGAAGAGTTGGATACTTTTTATAACTTTTAG
- a CDS encoding Na/Pi cotransporter family protein: MVLSGVSTGLGLFLLGMKFLTEGLRQVTSSRLKHMITGLGLHPILGILIGMIVTALLQSSSGTTIIVVGLVEAQLLTLYQATSIIMGANIGTTVTAQLIAFQPSKYIFLPLLIGLLLSFHKTNKKLRFMGETLLGFSLIFIGIDLLSKGLHPLQQLTRFQEILITFGQRPILGIIMGFCTTAIIQSSSTGVAILQSLAANKLISLSAAVAILLGQNIGTCVTTLLSSIHLTVIGKRAAFIHLLFNLLGVLIFFPFMGVLCGISQTTAPTNAARQIAHAHSLFNIFSTIVFIPFISLFVKLSNIIIKE, encoded by the coding sequence ATGGTTTTATCAGGTGTTTCTACTGGTTTAGGTTTGTTTTTACTAGGAATGAAGTTTTTAACAGAGGGTCTACGTCAAGTTACTTCTAGCCGATTAAAGCACATGATCACAGGTTTAGGACTTCATCCTATTCTAGGTATCTTAATCGGTATGATTGTCACAGCCCTCTTGCAGTCCAGCAGTGGCACCACCATTATTGTGGTGGGATTGGTAGAGGCTCAGTTGCTGACCCTTTATCAGGCTACCTCTATTATTATGGGGGCAAATATCGGTACTACTGTTACTGCACAACTTATTGCTTTTCAACCAAGCAAGTACATTTTTTTGCCTCTATTAATAGGTTTACTTCTCTCTTTTCATAAAACCAACAAAAAATTACGCTTTATGGGAGAAACGCTCCTGGGTTTTAGTCTTATTTTTATAGGAATAGACTTGCTAAGTAAAGGTCTTCATCCTCTTCAACAGCTTACAAGATTTCAAGAGATTCTTATAACATTTGGTCAACGTCCAATTTTAGGTATAATTATGGGTTTTTGTACAACAGCTATTATTCAAAGCAGCAGTACTGGTGTAGCTATATTGCAGTCTTTGGCTGCTAATAAGCTTATTTCTTTATCGGCTGCTGTTGCTATCTTACTTGGACAAAATATCGGTACCTGTGTTACTACACTACTATCCAGCATTCATCTCACTGTTATAGGAAAACGAGCCGCCTTTATTCATCTTCTTTTTAATCTTCTAGGGGTTTTAATTTTTTTCCCTTTTATGGGGGTTTTATGTGGTATTTCTCAGACCACTGCTCCTACTAATGCCGCTAGACAGATTGCCCATGCCCACAGCTTATTTAACATTTTTTCTACAATTGTGTTTATTCCATTTATTTCACTTTTTGTAAAATTATCCAACATAATTATAAAAGAATAA
- a CDS encoding biotin transporter BioY, whose protein sequence is MSKQKITVKDLTYVAIFSALIGISSYISIPTPFSEVPITAQTLVVMLAGSVLTIKQGFLSGIVYILLGAIGAPVFAGGRAGISVLVGSSGGYIISYPIAIAVIAHLRGSGTHWLRLGVVNILGGIIVIYAFGITWLSIVTGMGLAQAFQVGALLFIPGDLLKVLIATPLAIKLNQRIGRVITV, encoded by the coding sequence ATGTCAAAACAAAAAATTACAGTGAAGGATCTTACTTATGTTGCTATTTTTTCAGCTTTAATCGGTATATCTAGCTATATTTCTATTCCTACACCTTTTTCTGAGGTGCCTATCACAGCTCAAACCCTAGTAGTGATGCTGGCAGGCAGCGTTTTAACAATAAAGCAAGGTTTTTTGAGTGGCATTGTCTATATTCTTTTAGGTGCTATAGGGGCTCCTGTCTTTGCTGGCGGCAGAGCAGGAATCAGTGTTTTAGTAGGAAGCAGTGGTGGCTATATTATCAGCTACCCCATCGCTATTGCAGTAATCGCACATCTGCGAGGAAGTGGTACCCATTGGCTGCGTTTAGGTGTAGTTAATATTCTAGGGGGGATCATTGTTATTTATGCTTTTGGTATAACATGGTTAAGTATTGTTACTGGCATGGGACTTGCCCAAGCCTTTCAGGTAGGCGCTTTATTATTTATTCCTGGTGATTTACTTAAGGTGCTTATTGCTACACCGTTGGCTATAAAGCTAAATCAGCGTATTGGAAGGGTTATAACAGTATAG
- the pdaB gene encoding polysaccharide deacetylase family sporulation protein PdaB — MKIYIFKKKTVAVILIGILILLGVFGIITSFFGGAVGAIGTVFSPQKKLPIYSVETEEKKIAISFDAAWGDEFTDDILDTLDKYNVKTTFFLVGFWVDKYPDMVKQIHERGHEVGNHSSTHPHMSKLSKEQIVKELKTTGDKIEAITGVTPTVFRPPFGDYNDLLIETAAEVGYHTIQWDVDSLDWKEMGVNPVVDRVTRNVKKGSIVLFHNNAKYVAEYLPLVLEKLQEQGYTIVPISDLIIKDNYIMDSTGRQKRVN, encoded by the coding sequence ATGAAGATATATATTTTTAAGAAAAAAACTGTAGCTGTCATCTTAATAGGTATATTGATTTTGCTAGGAGTTTTTGGTATCATTACTAGTTTTTTCGGGGGAGCGGTGGGGGCGATAGGAACAGTATTTTCACCCCAAAAGAAGTTACCCATCTATAGCGTAGAGACAGAAGAGAAAAAAATTGCTATTAGTTTTGATGCTGCTTGGGGAGACGAATTTACAGATGATATTTTAGATACATTAGATAAATATAATGTAAAAACTACTTTTTTCTTGGTGGGATTTTGGGTAGATAAGTACCCGGATATGGTAAAACAAATTCATGAAAGAGGGCATGAAGTAGGAAACCATTCTTCTACACATCCACATATGTCTAAATTATCAAAGGAACAAATTGTAAAAGAATTAAAGACCACAGGGGACAAAATAGAAGCGATTACTGGTGTAACACCGACTGTTTTTAGACCGCCCTTTGGAGACTATAATGATTTACTAATAGAGACAGCGGCAGAGGTAGGCTATCATACGATCCAGTGGGATGTTGATTCTTTAGACTGGAAAGAAATGGGGGTCAATCCTGTTGTAGATCGAGTAACTAGAAATGTTAAGAAGGGTTCCATAGTATTATTTCATAACAATGCAAAATACGTAGCAGAGTACTTACCCTTGGTATTGGAAAAATTACAAGAACAGGGCTATACTATTGTTCCTATATCAGATTTAATTATAAAGGATAACTATATCATGGATTCTACTGGAAGACAAAAGAGAGTAAACTAG
- a CDS encoding Mur ligase family protein translates to MIIDNIEVKGVTCDSRKVKKGYAFVAIKGETRDGNDFIEEAVKKGASIIFTEKNIRIKNIVVKQVENARKTLGDLCNNFYDYPTEKLKVIGVTGTNGKTTTTHLIYQMLKEHGIAVGLIGTLDIRIKEKQYKTKLTTPDAEVTYAYLHKMVKEKVEVVVMEVSSHGLKNERVQGIKFDIAVHTNIERDHLNFHKTLEDYILSKKKLFDQLPQGKFAVINLDDDHALKLLNNNSHVLVATYGFNAKASITASTIDTDFSTSFNYCLQRGLTTLSGVEIEPFEHPITINLLGKHNIYNTLAAVTCGLLLDIPISHMAKALRKVTSIPRRMEVIYRGEYTVIDDFCHNPASYETVFESVQSMQYKNLHIINAIRGNRGLEINYEIAEVIKQWHAILKIKSMIITSSSDYTKHLDVVSKKERDIYIETLSRENISFQYEDKLRASVKKALFMLETGDILLLLGAQGMDYGAETFTNMIQAKNRWDEVDALMNQQRDIIPRH, encoded by the coding sequence ATGATTATTGACAACATTGAGGTGAAGGGTGTTACTTGTGATTCACGAAAAGTAAAAAAAGGATATGCATTTGTAGCCATAAAAGGAGAGACGAGAGATGGTAATGATTTTATTGAAGAAGCAGTAAAAAAAGGAGCCTCCATTATTTTTACAGAAAAAAATATTCGTATAAAAAATATAGTGGTAAAACAAGTTGAAAATGCAAGAAAGACCTTAGGTGATTTGTGTAATAATTTTTATGACTATCCCACTGAAAAATTAAAAGTTATCGGGGTAACCGGAACAAATGGTAAGACGACTACAACCCACTTAATTTATCAGATGTTAAAGGAACATGGTATTGCAGTTGGTTTAATAGGAACGCTAGATATAAGAATTAAAGAGAAGCAGTATAAAACAAAGCTGACAACCCCAGATGCAGAAGTGACCTATGCTTATCTTCATAAGATGGTGAAGGAAAAAGTGGAAGTTGTAGTAATGGAAGTCTCCTCTCATGGCTTAAAGAATGAAAGGGTACAGGGGATCAAATTCGATATTGCGGTACACACCAATATCGAAAGAGATCACTTGAATTTTCATAAAACACTGGAGGACTATATTCTTTCTAAGAAAAAGTTATTTGATCAATTGCCACAGGGAAAATTTGCTGTTATTAATCTTGATGATGATCACGCTTTGAAACTCCTAAACAATAATAGTCATGTTCTTGTAGCTACCTATGGCTTCAATGCTAAAGCTAGTATTACTGCCTCCACTATTGATACGGACTTCAGTACATCTTTTAATTACTGCTTACAGAGGGGATTAACCACTTTGTCGGGTGTAGAAATTGAACCATTTGAACATCCGATTACAATTAACTTGTTAGGAAAACATAATATTTATAATACATTGGCTGCGGTAACTTGCGGCCTTTTGTTGGACATCCCTATAAGTCACATGGCAAAGGCTTTAAGAAAGGTTACTTCTATACCTAGAAGAATGGAGGTAATTTATCGAGGAGAATACACAGTCATTGATGATTTTTGTCACAATCCTGCCAGTTATGAGACGGTATTTGAAAGTGTTCAGAGTATGCAGTATAAAAATTTACATATTATTAATGCCATTAGGGGTAATAGAGGTTTAGAGATCAATTATGAAATTGCAGAAGTGATAAAACAATGGCATGCTATTTTAAAAATCAAAAGTATGATTATAACCTCCAGTAGTGATTATACAAAACATTTAGATGTAGTGAGTAAAAAGGAAAGAGATATTTACATAGAAACTTTAAGTAGAGAAAATATTTCCTTCCAGTATGAAGATAAGCTTAGAGCTAGTGTAAAAAAAGCTTTATTCATGTTAGAGACAGGTGATATATTATTGTTACTAGGGGCACAAGGAATGGATTATGGTGCTGAAACTTTTACTAATATGATCCAGGCAAAAAACAGATGGGATGAGGTAGATGCTTTGATGAACCAACAAAGAGACATTATACCTAGACATTAA
- a CDS encoding single-stranded DNA-binding protein, with amino-acid sequence MSEHVINSNMVTLVGKILGEKEFSHEIYGEGFYLYTMEIPRLSDSCDYLPLTVSERLLVDVDLKAGSMIKVEGQLRSYNKFVSGNNKLILTIFARDIVITDNEEEIKNPNQICLDGYICKQPIYRETPFGREITDLLVAVNRSYNKSDYIPCIAWGRNARFSSKLEVGDRVRTWGRIQSRQYQKKLQDGAVLNKVAYEVSISKMERVEEE; translated from the coding sequence ATGTCAGAACATGTGATAAACAGTAATATGGTTACATTAGTAGGTAAAATTTTAGGAGAGAAAGAGTTTAGTCATGAAATTTATGGGGAAGGTTTTTATTTGTATACAATGGAGATTCCTCGTCTCAGTGACTCCTGCGACTATTTACCTTTAACTGTTTCGGAAAGGCTGTTGGTAGATGTAGATTTGAAGGCAGGTAGTATGATTAAAGTAGAAGGGCAGCTGAGGTCTTATAACAAGTTTGTAAGCGGAAATAATAAATTAATCTTAACAATATTTGCTAGAGATATTGTTATAACAGATAATGAAGAGGAAATAAAGAATCCAAACCAAATTTGCTTAGATGGATATATTTGCAAACAACCAATTTATAGGGAGACGCCCTTTGGTAGAGAAATCACAGACCTACTAGTGGCCGTTAACAGATCTTATAACAAGTCCGACTACATCCCCTGTATTGCTTGGGGAAGGAATGCTAGGTTTTCATCTAAACTAGAGGTAGGAGACCGTGTTAGAACTTGGGGGCGAATCCAAAGCAGGCAGTATCAGAAAAAGTTGCAGGATGGGGCGGTTTTGAACAAGGTTGCTTATGAAGTTTCTATCTCCAAAATGGAAAGAGTGGAGGAGGAATAA
- a CDS encoding bacteriohemerythrin: MLWWTEELVTGILTVDQQHKRIFEKTGEILSLDINSDTKTLHTTFDFLSNYVIEHFRDEEAAMLKMNYEDFKKHSQQHTYFLNEFFNLAAEIKQEKVEEKTLDALKLLVIEWLANHISQEDKKFADVMHSLAISSD, from the coding sequence ATGTTATGGTGGACAGAAGAATTAGTTACTGGTATTTTGACAGTTGACCAGCAGCACAAAAGAATATTCGAAAAGACTGGTGAGATTCTTTCTTTAGATATCAACAGTGATACAAAAACCCTTCATACAACCTTTGACTTTTTATCCAATTACGTTATAGAGCATTTTCGTGATGAGGAGGCTGCTATGTTGAAGATGAACTATGAAGATTTTAAAAAACATAGTCAGCAACACACTTACTTCCTTAATGAGTTTTTTAACTTAGCAGCTGAAATAAAACAAGAAAAAGTGGAGGAAAAAACTTTAGATGCTTTGAAACTTTTGGTAATAGAATGGTTAGCAAATCATATTAGTCAAGAAGATAAAAAATTTGCAGATGTCATGCACTCCCTTGCAATATCTTCCGACTGA
- a CDS encoding nucleoside recognition domain-containing protein, giving the protein MFVNSIKTGCKKGIETTWMLAKVIIPVYFVVTFLQHTPVIQWIAHTFKPLMAIFNLSGEAAVVLVLGNFLNLYAAIGAIKAISLEPMEITIIAIMLSFSHSLLIETAVTKKLGISVGKIIAIRVGLAVVAGIIMGRVGTILW; this is encoded by the coding sequence ATGTTTGTAAACTCAATAAAGACTGGCTGTAAAAAAGGAATAGAAACTACATGGATGTTAGCAAAGGTGATTATACCTGTATATTTTGTTGTAACTTTCCTACAACATACCCCTGTGATTCAGTGGATTGCGCATACCTTTAAACCATTAATGGCAATATTTAATTTGTCAGGTGAGGCAGCGGTTGTGCTGGTTTTAGGAAACTTTCTCAACCTATATGCTGCCATTGGTGCTATTAAGGCGATTTCTTTAGAACCTATGGAAATTACTATTATTGCAATAATGCTATCTTTTTCACACTCACTCTTAATAGAAACAGCTGTTACTAAAAAATTGGGTATTAGTGTAGGAAAAATTATTGCAATTAGAGTAGGCTTGGCAGTAGTTGCGGGAATTATCATGGGGAGGGTTGGTACAATACTATGGTAG
- a CDS encoding nucleoside recognition domain-containing protein produces MVEILKEAFLGSINSVYSIAIIVIPIMIVLQLLRDYKILGRIIKPFEFLASIFKISKESILPLLVGVIFGLSYGAGVIIQTSKEGNVSKRDLLLITVFLASCHAVFEDTLIFVAVGANGWLLLGTRLLAAFILTFILSRRISLEDMQVLERLKAEEI; encoded by the coding sequence ATGGTAGAAATTTTAAAAGAAGCCTTCTTGGGCAGCATAAACTCAGTATATTCAATAGCAATTATTGTAATCCCTATTATGATTGTTTTACAACTGTTGCGGGATTATAAAATATTAGGAAGGATTATAAAACCTTTTGAATTTTTAGCTAGTATCTTCAAGATATCCAAAGAATCTATCCTCCCTTTATTAGTAGGTGTTATTTTCGGACTTTCTTATGGGGCAGGGGTGATTATTCAAACCTCTAAAGAAGGAAATGTTTCTAAGAGGGATTTGCTTTTGATTACAGTGTTTTTGGCATCCTGTCATGCTGTTTTTGAAGATACCTTGATTTTTGTAGCTGTAGGGGCTAATGGATGGCTTTTGCTAGGAACTAGGTTGCTAGCCGCTTTTATACTAACCTTTATTTTATCTAGGCGAATTTCATTGGAGGATATGCAGGTGCTAGAGAGACTTAAAGCAGAAGAAATATAA